In Equus quagga isolate Etosha38 chromosome 14, UCLA_HA_Equagga_1.0, whole genome shotgun sequence, one DNA window encodes the following:
- the EPOR gene encoding LOW QUALITY PROTEIN: erythropoietin receptor (The sequence of the model RefSeq protein was modified relative to this genomic sequence to represent the inferred CDS: deleted 1 base in 1 codon), whose amino-acid sequence MNHLGAPLWPGVGSLCLLLAGAAWAPPPNSSDPKFESKAALLAAGGPEELLCFTERLEDLVCFWEEAASAEVGPENYSFSYQLEGEPWKPCRLHQASTARGAVRFWCSLPTADTSSFVPLELRVTAATSGAPRYRRVIQVNEVVLLDPPAGLLARLADEGGHVLLRWLPPPGAPMASLIRYEVNISAGNAAGGAQRVEILDGRTECVLSNLRGQTRYTFAVRARMAEPSFGGFWSAWSEPASLLTASDLDPLLLTLSLILVLILLLLAVLALLSHRRALKQKIWPGIPSPESEFEGLFTTHKGNFQLWLYQNDGCLWWNPCTPFTEDPPASLEVLSERCWGVTQAVEPGAEDEGPLLEPVGSEHARDPYLVLDKWLLPRSPPSEDLPQPGGGLDMAATDAGSEASSCSSALALKPGPEGASAASFEYTILDPSSQLLRPRALPPELPPTPPHLKYLYLVVSDSGISTDYSSGGSQGAQRGSSDGPYSNPYENSLVPAPEPSAPSYVACS is encoded by the exons ATGAATCACCTCGGTGCGCCTCTTTGGCCTGGAGTCggctccctctgtctcctgctcgCTGGGGCCGCCTGGGCTCCCCCACCCAACTCCTCGGACCCCAAGTTTGAAAGCAAAG CGGCCCTGCTGGCGGCCGGCGGGCCCGAGGAGCTTCTATGCTTCACCGAGCGGTTGGAGGACTTGGTGTGCTTCTGGGAGGAGGCGGCAAGCGCCGAGGTCGGCCCCGAAAACTACAGCTTCTCCTACCAGCTCGA GGGTGAGCCGTGGAAGCCGTGCCGCCTGCACCAGGCGTCCACGGCCCGCGGCGCGGTGCGCTTCTGGTGCTCGCTGCCGACGGCCGACACGTCGAGCTTCGTGCCCCTAGAGTTGCGCGTCACAGCGGCCACCTCGGGCGCTCCACGCTACCGCCGCGTCATCCAGGTCAACGAAGTAG TGCTCCTGGATCCCCCCGCGGGGCTGCTGGCGCGGCTGGCCGATGAGGGCGGCCACGTGCTACTGCGCTGGCTCCCGCCGCCTGGGGCCCCCATGGCGAGCCTTATCCGCTACGAGGTGAACATCTCGGCAGGCAACGCCGCCGGGGGCGCGCAGAGG gtgGAGATCCTGGACGGCCGCACGGAGTGCGTGCTGAGCAACCTGCGCGGCCAGACGCGCTACACCTTCGCGGTGCGCGCGCGCATGGCTGAGCCGAGCTTCGGCGGCTTCTGGAGCGCCTGGTCCGAGCCCGCGTCGCTGCTGACCGCCAGTG actTGGACCCCCTCCTCCTGACGCTCTCCCTCATCCTCGTGCTCATCCTGCTGCTGCTGGCTGTGCTCGCGCTGCTCTCCCACCGCCG GGCTCTGAAGCAGAAGATCTGGCCTGGCATCCCGAGCCCCGAGAGCGAGTTTGAGGGCCTCTTCACCACCCACAAGGGTAACTTCCAG CTGTGGCTGTACCAGAACGACGGCTGTCTGTGGTGGAACCCCTGCACTCCCTTCACAGAGGACCCCCCCGCCTCCCTGGAGGTCCTCTCTGAGCGCTGCTGGGGGGTGACCCAGGCAGTGGAACCCGGGGCAGAGGACGAGGGGCCCCTGCTGGAGCCGGTGGGCAGTGAGCATGCCCGGGACCCCTACTTGGTGCTGGACAAGTGGCTGCTGCCCCGGAGC CCCCCCAGCGAGGACCTCCCACAGCCTGGTGGTGGTCTGGACATGGCAGCCACGGATGCGGGCTCGGAGGCCTCCTCCTGCTCATCTGCTCTGGCGCTGAAGCCTGGGCCGGAGGGGGCCTCGGCTGCCAGCTTTGAGTACACCATCCTGGATCCCAGCTCCCAGCTCTTGCGCCCGAGGGCACTGCCTCCTGAgctgcccccaaccccaccccacctcaaGTACCTGTACCTCGTGGTGTCCGATTCTGGCATCTCAACTGACTACAGCTCAGGGGGCTCCCAGGGTGCCCAGAGGGGCTCCTCCGATGGCCCCTATTCCAACCCTTATGAGAACAGCCTCGTCCCGGCCCCTGAACCTTCAGCCCCCAGCTACGTGGCCTGCTCCTAA
- the SWSAP1 gene encoding ATPase SWSAP1 yields the protein MAEALRRVLSPSSAAGPDEENTAEAGPPLLLLGGPGSGKTALLFAAALETAGEGRGPVLFLTRRPLQSLPRGTGAALDHLRLQKIRFQYPPSTRELLHLLCSAHEARGPAPSLLLLDGLEEYLAEDPGLQEAAYLAALLLDTADHFSHRVGPGGSCGLIVALQTQEEGDSGDALQLSVLQRYFPAQCWLQPDAPGPGQHRLRASLEPGGLGPRAEWCVAFRPDGEMTVTPWPAQAGDPSSDKGSSSGGQR from the exons ATGGCGGAGGCGCTGAGGCGGGTGCTAAGTCCCAGCAGCGCGGCCGGGCCTGATGAGGAGAACACAGCTGAGGCTGGGCCACCTTTGCTGCTGCTCGGCGGTCCCGGCTCCGGAAAGACAGCGCTGCTATTCGCGGCGGCCCTTGAGACGGCAGGGGAGGGCCGAGGCCCCGTCCTCTTCCTGACCCGGAGGCCTCTGCAAAGCCTGCCTCGCGGGACCGGAGCGGCGCTCGACCATCTGCGGCTGCAG AAGATCCGCTTCCAGTACCCACCCTCGACCCGTGAGCTTCTCCACCTCCTGTGCTCTGCCCATGAGGcccgggggccagccccgtcccTCCTGCTGCTCGATGGCTTGGAGGAGTACCTAGCTGAAGACCCGGGGCTCCAGGAAGCCGCCTACCTGGCTGCCCTGCTTCTGGACACTGCTGACCACTTCAGCCACCGAGTTGGACCTGGCGGTAGCTGTGGGCTCATTGTGGCCCTCCAGacccaggaggagggagacagtGGGGATGCCCTGCAGCTGTCAGTGCTCCAGCGGTATTTCCCTGCCCAGTGCTGGCTGCAGCCGGATGCACCAGGGCCAGGACAGCACCGCCTCCGAGCCAGCCTGGAGCCAGgtgggctgggccccagggcagAGTGGTGCGTGGCTTTCCGACCAGATGGAGAGATGACAGTCACCCCGTGGCCTGCCCAGGCTGGCGACCCCAGCTCAGACAAGGGTTCAAGCTCTGGAGGCCAGCGCTGA